The sequence TCCCTGTAGAAAACGGTCGTGCCACCGCGATCCCTGCCTGTCATCGCGACCTCTTCGAAATTGAACAACACCTTGCCCGAGCTGATCTGGTCCTCGGTGAACGATACCTGGAAGTCGAAATTGAAATCGGTTCCGAAGGACGAAACCCAATCGAACTGCCAATTCATCCGCGCCTTGAAATCCATGAGCTCAGCCAGCGGCGCGCGTGCACAGACGACAAGGGAGACGTCGTGATGCCTGAGATGCTGGTTGGCGGCGTCGATGTGGTCGCAAAGGAACGAACAGCCGGTGCAGCGATAGTCCGCATTGGGCGGAAACATGAAGTGATAGACGATCAACTGGCTGCGGCCCGCAAAGAGATCGGCCAGAGATTTCCGTCCCTGGATCGTATCGAAAACGTAGGGCTTGTCGATTCGCAGCCACGGCAGGGCGCGCCGGTCCGCCGCGAGTTGTTGACGTTGGCGCGTAAACGCCTTTTCTTTTGCGAGATGCGCTTTGTGCGCTTCAAACCACTCCGAGTAAGGCGCGATGATGTGGTCGGTCATGTAGTCCTCCTTCCGCACTCAGGCGTATGCTGACAGCCTCGTTGCCCGTCCCTAGGACGTTGTTGAAAACCGCGATCCGACATTGGCTGTGCAGTTTTCGCGGGAAGAGCGCAGGCGATACAGCCGAACGCGGACATACCGCTTGACAGCTGTACGTGTTATGTTCCCTATTCGTTCCAATCCATCAGCAACCGTGGATATGCAGCCGGATGGAAACGACAGCCACCATCCTGCATGCCGATCTCGACGCCTTCTATGCCTCGGTCGAGCAACTGCTCGACCCGTCGCTGCGCGGCAAACCGATCGCTGTCGGCGGCGGTGTGGTGCTCGCCGCCTCCTATGAAGCCCGTGCCTTCGGCGTGCGCGGCGGCATGCCGGGGCGCAAGGCGCGCGAGCTTTGCCCGCAACTGATCTTCGTCGGCGGCAATTTCAGCCATTACCAGCGGCTGGGCGACGCGGCGATCAAGGTGCTCGACGATTTCACGCCGGTGGTCGAGCGCATCTCCATCGACGAGGCCTTCGCCGACGTCGCCGGCTGCACGCATCTGTTCGGGCAACCGGCAGAGATCGCCACGGCGATCCGCCGCCGCGTGCGGGCCGAACTCGGCCTGCCGATCTCGATCGGCGTCGCCCGCACCAAGCATCTGGCCAAGATCGCCTCTCAGGTGGCCAAGCCCGACGGGCTGGTGGTGGTCGATCCCGGCACCGAGCTCGCCTTCCTGCATGATTTGCCGGTCTCGCTGATGTGGGGCGTCGGCCCGGCGACCAAGGCGCGGCTGGCCGAAATCGGCGTCGAGACCATCGGCCAGCTGGCGAGGACGCATAGTGGCGCACTGACGCGGCTGCTCGGGCCCGCCGCGGGTGAAAAGCTCGCCGCCCTCGCATGGAACCGCGACCCGAGGAAACTGGAGACCAGGCGCCGGGCGCACTCGGCCGGCGCCCAGTCGGCCCTTGGGCAGAAGCCCGCCGTGGCGCAGGTGATCGTGCCCACTTTGCTGCATCTGGCCGACCGCGTCGCCAGTCGCCTGCGCGCCAAGGCGCGGCCCGGCCGCACGGTGACGGTGCGCGTGCGCTTTGCCGATCTCAGCGCCGTCACGCGCTCGATCACGCTGGATCAGCCGATTTCGGCGACGACCATGCTGGCCGAAATCGCCGGCGACCTGGTGCGCGGCGTCCTCGCCGACCATCCCGGGGAAAAAACCATCTCGCTGCTCGCGATTTCGGTCTCGCATCTCGAGGAAAGTGTCGAGCTGCAGCTCGACCTGCCGCTCGGCCTCGCCGACGAGAAGCGCCGCCCGGGCAGCCAAAAAGGCCTCGCCCGCTTCGGCGCCGACCGCGCCATCGACAAGATCCGCGAGCGTTTTGGCAAACAGGCGGTCGGCTACGGCACGGTGGCGCTGGAAGCGGCGCGCTCCGTGCCCGACGAATTCAGGGAATTGGCAGAAAAGGAATTGTAAGAACTACCTGCCGGTGCGCCAGTAACGATGCACTTTGACACCGCTGGCGCTTTCCCCATGCCAAGGCTCGCAGGCGATACCGTCCTTGTCCGCATCATGCCGTCGGCCAATAGCCGGGTTGCCCCTTGCGCGCGGGGGCAAGCCCGACGGCGCGGGCGGCCGCACAGTTCGGGAATGCAGCAAAATGCCTGAGGGCGGAGAGTGGCGAGTCGATCTGGATGCCGACAAAACCATAAGCAATGTAGCCAGACAACAGGATGAACGGCGCAAAAAGAGCCACCCATTTCAGCCCGCCATGGCGACGAGGCGTATGCCAATGCAAGAATGGCCGAAGCATTCCCGGTACGCCCCCGGTTCCATTACCCCAGCGGAATCTATCTTGAGCCGGCTGTCGTGGCAATGAGATCAGGCCTGCTCCAGTTTCCCGACGAATTCAGGGAATTGGCGGAAAAGGAACTGTGAGCGCGGGAGGCATCAGCCCCCTCGCCCTACGGCTTCCCGATCAACGCCCGGAAGTGGCAGGCGCGGCGGTCACGGCGGACAGCATTTCGCGCTTCACCAGCACCGGCTTCTGATATGTCTTCTTCACGGCAAAGTCCCCCAGCCCAAGCGGCTGGCGGCAGTAACATCCGGCCAGCGCGGCTTGTCAGGAAAATGCGGACTCCGGCCTGGCGGCGGGCTTCTCGTCTTGAGGCTCGCCTGGCGATCATCGCGACAATCGAGGTCGCTGACGGGTGAGCCCGGCCCTCCCGCCGTGAAATGCTTGCCAAATCCCGCCATGCCGCCCATACAACGGCTCGGGTGGATCGCCTGTCGAGAGGTCCGCGCCCCCCTCTCTTGCCAGAGATACTGTCCGATGCCTACGACGCCGTACCCTTGGTCGAAGCCGTGACGGCCTCCTCCCCCGCCCCGTCCCTATCGCTTGCCACCCTTGGATGGTCGGAGTTTTTCGGCGACCAGCTTGAACCGAGCGAGGCACACCTCATCCCGACGCGCATTGCCATGGTGCATCGTGATCGCCTGAGCGGCCTGTCCCAGACG is a genomic window of Mesorhizobium huakuii containing:
- a CDS encoding DUF899 domain-containing protein codes for the protein MTDHIIAPYSEWFEAHKAHLAKEKAFTRQRQQLAADRRALPWLRIDKPYVFDTIQGRKSLADLFAGRSQLIVYHFMFPPNADYRCTGCSFLCDHIDAANQHLRHHDVSLVVCARAPLAELMDFKARMNWQFDWVSSFGTDFNFDFQVSFTEDQISSGKVLFNFEEVAMTGRDRGGTTVFYRDDDGKIYCTFQVRGRGGENLIGTYSYLDLTPIGRNENGPSHTLGDWVRLHDAYDDR
- the dinB gene encoding DNA polymerase IV, with protein sequence METTATILHADLDAFYASVEQLLDPSLRGKPIAVGGGVVLAASYEARAFGVRGGMPGRKARELCPQLIFVGGNFSHYQRLGDAAIKVLDDFTPVVERISIDEAFADVAGCTHLFGQPAEIATAIRRRVRAELGLPISIGVARTKHLAKIASQVAKPDGLVVVDPGTELAFLHDLPVSLMWGVGPATKARLAEIGVETIGQLARTHSGALTRLLGPAAGEKLAALAWNRDPRKLETRRRAHSAGAQSALGQKPAVAQVIVPTLLHLADRVASRLRAKARPGRTVTVRVRFADLSAVTRSITLDQPISATTMLAEIAGDLVRGVLADHPGEKTISLLAISVSHLEESVELQLDLPLGLADEKRRPGSQKGLARFGADRAIDKIRERFGKQAVGYGTVALEAARSVPDEFRELAEKEL
- a CDS encoding excalibur calcium-binding domain-containing protein gives rise to the protein MRPPAPSGLPPRARGNPAIGRRHDADKDGIACEPWHGESASGVKVHRYWRTGR
- a CDS encoding excalibur calcium-binding domain-containing protein translates to MALFAPFILLSGYIAYGFVGIQIDSPLSALRHFAAFPNCAAARAVGLAPARKGQPGYWPTA